From Terriglobia bacterium, one genomic window encodes:
- a CDS encoding nuclear transport factor 2 family protein produces the protein MKRADSPEQLHVLFAAALHARDVEALAVLYADAACLTPRTGGCARGIAAVRDLLAHYCAMNATMQIKTREAITVGDTALLMSDWHMTGTGPDRSPIDAAGTSVEVARRGADGAWRYLIDLPHGVAG, from the coding sequence GTGAAACGCGCCGACAGTCCCGAACAGTTGCATGTATTGTTTGCTGCAGCCCTGCACGCACGTGACGTCGAAGCTCTCGCCGTGCTGTACGCCGATGCTGCGTGCCTGACGCCGCGAACCGGGGGTTGCGCGCGCGGAATCGCGGCGGTGCGCGACCTGCTCGCCCATTACTGCGCGATGAACGCGACAATGCAAATCAAAACTCGGGAGGCGATTACGGTGGGCGACACCGCCTTGTTGATGTCGGACTGGCACATGACGGGCACGGGTCCCGACCGATCTCCGATAGATGCCGCGGGCACGAGCGTCGAGGTCGCGCGCCGCGGCGCGGATGGCGCGTGGCGGTATTTGATTGATTTGCCGCACGGGGTCGCAGGTTAA